A genomic window from Cydia strobilella chromosome 26, ilCydStro3.1, whole genome shotgun sequence includes:
- the LOC134753370 gene encoding uncharacterized protein LOC134753370, producing MNTQKNQRKIQLGYKDRGDMMRRNKELHSSGPRDRGDVKKCLKKVSKQLFKTAKAESVKTDLVSRSTNTFAESLPFSFENQTSADVNVKKSLDFRKRIKDRYTFKRHEVLRNEDISQFSDPLKHNFEYDEKQKSIHFRDAKKSDRASIHRAVSAMKFKRSSKPDDLVEHKKSPETDKIITRKAKPVIKTITSKMDARVYKAVNFVEQNARKQLHIKIPRDPKPNSKTPIIAVKRSKTSTKRLRKRTVPSPSFKSADSMPTEIAKWVPESVDQHTRPYYDAWVSKTATASTKLLKEASLEKSKLLQRLELRMKRSPELMFQKFAEEQYAGRIRVRRRGEK from the exons ATgaatacgcaaaaaaatcaaagaaaaatcCAACTAGGATACAAAGATCGCGGAGACATGATGCGTAGAAACAAAGAGCTTCACTCGTCCGGTCCTCGCGATCGTGGCGACGTCAAGAAATGCCTCAAGAAAGTATCTAAACAGCTATTTAAAACAGCGAAAGCAGAAAGTGTGAAAACTGATCTCGTGTCTCGTTCGACGAACACATTCGCCGAGTCTCTTCCTTTCAGCTTTGAGAATCAAACAAGCGCAGATGTGAACGTGAAAAAATCTTTGGATTTTCGCAAGAGAATTAAGGACAGATACACATTTAAGCGGCATGAGGTGTTGAGGAACGAAGATATTAGTCAATTCAGTG ATCCGCTAAAGCATAATTTTGAGTATGacgaaaaacaaaaatcaatacATTTTCGAGATGCCAAAAAATCGGATAGAGCTTCAATACACAGAGCCGTCAGCGCTATGAAATTTAAACGCTCGTCTAAGCCCGACGATTTGGTGGAGCACAAAAAGTCACCAGAAACAGACAAAATTATCACTAGAAAAGCCAAGCCGGTGATAAAAACCATTACGTCGAAAATGGACGCGCGCGTATACAAAGCGGTAAACTTCGTCGAGCAGAACGCTCGAAAACAGCTGCACATAAAAATACCTAGAGACCCTAAACCAAACTCAAAAACACCAATTATTGCTGTAAAACGTAGTAAAACAAGCACAAAGCGGCTGCGTAAAAGAACAGTGCCTTCGCCGTCTTTCAAAAGTGCGGATTCAATGCCTACTGAGATAGCGAAATGGGTACCGGAGTCCGTCGACCAACATACGAGGCCGTATTACGACGCTTGGGTGAGTAAAACCGCCACGGCCTCCACGAAGTTGTTAAAGGAAGCTAGTCTTGAAAAATCCAAACTGCTTCAGAGGTTAGAGTTGAGGATGAAGAGATCACCCGAGCTTATGTTTCAAAAGTTTGCCGAAGAACAGTATGCGGGGAGGATACGGGTTAGGAGGCGCGGGGAAAAGTGA
- the LOC134753072 gene encoding uncharacterized protein LOC134753072 has product MEVLFGGALLRSKSSNRAIPSTTRKTNLSTGDVGHKMGNIKRRGVYVEKWVNSKLPAEDNKRHKSKAQPIPRPQAPKLLTSAPKESNISTYTRLLGTADPAVRFIKRKKRTLPEKLPNQSSRTSKQSKHENKPRNIVEENKNMNKFRSNKQNHAKDAESITTRKDLQTPSTSSKITRDLSFDTNWSTIFPNKENRDNTTLLQQYICNYDSKPKDDKLKTAEGKDDQIYTFFKDLIEAVYDEEVATNPDVHSRKSSDIKFEIDDPVAQKLQEYNSKQYTIEDQDFVYDQSRELADYYNNKSRLTPHKNVKRRKKNIKKYTFTDKSAYLKEESRPKKPNLLTLLKKQLAIDLNTQEEPESMYDALLNIAKNKRKRKQIYFETTKEPSDIERVCRFKRRSVISPSPRMPKRVRKTSRCDSKTTGGKRTESFTSTEFESNHSLEVLGFDYVLKPYTEASEVETAISRITNLNEGIMTVTHHWKP; this is encoded by the exons ATGGAAGTATTATTTGGAGGGGCGTTGTTGAGATCTAAGTCTTCGAACAGAGCCATCCCTAGTACCACCAGGAAAACTAACTTGAGTACCGGCGACGTGGGGCACAAGATGGGAAATATTAAAAGGCGTGGAGTATACGTTGAGAAGTGGGTGAACTCTAAATTGCCCGCTGAAG ATAACAAAAGGCATAAATCGAAAGCACAGCCAATACCTAGGCCACAAGCACCCAAATTGCTAACATCTGCCCCGAAGGAATCCAACATTTCGACCTACACTCGCCTCCTGGGCACTGCAGACCCCGCGGTCCGATTCATAAAACGTAAAAAGAGGACCCTTCCTGAAAAGCTTCCAAATCAGAGCTCCAGAACATCAAAACAGTCAAAACATGAGAATAAACCAAGGAATATTGTGGAAGAGAATAAAAACATGAACAAGTTCAGATCCAATAAACAGAATCACGCAAAAGACGCGGAAAGTATCACGACCCGAAAGGATCTACAAACGCCATCAACGTCTTCGAAAATAACCCGAGACTTATCTTTCGATACTAACTGGTCCACCATCTTCCCGAACAAAGAAAACAGAGATAACACTACTTTATTACAGCAATATATTTGCAACTATGACAGTAAACCAAAGgatgataaattaaaaactgcagAGGGTAAAGACGATCAGATCTATACCTTTTTCAAAGACCTCATCGAGGCAGTTTATGACGAAGAGGTAGCTACAAATCCTGATGTACACAGTCGCAAATCTTCTGATATCAAATTTGAGATAGACGATCCTGTAGCGCAGAAACTGCAAGAATATAATTCCAAGCAATACACAATCGAAGACCAGGATTTCGTGTACGATCAAAGTCGTGAGCTGGCGGATTATTACAACAATAAGTCGCGATTAACACCACATAAAAACGTGAAGCGAAgaaagaaaaacataaaaaaatacacgtttACTGATAAGTCTGCATACTTGAAAGAAGAAAGCAGGCCTAAAAAGCCTAATCTTCTAACCCTTTTGAAAAAACAATTGGCAATAGATTTAAACACGCAAGAAGAGCCCGAAAGCATGTACGACGCGCTCCTGAACATTGCTAAAAATAAACGGAAGCGTAAACAAATATATTTCGAGACAACGAAAGAACCTAGCGATATAGAAAGGGTATGCAGATTTAAGCGTCGAAGTGTCATTTCACCAAGTCCGAGAATGCCGAAAAGGGTGAGAAAGACGAGTAGGTGTGATTCTAAAACTACGGGTGGAAAGCGAACTGAGTCATTTACTTCGACAGAGTTTGAATCTAACCATTCCTTGGAGGTGCTGGGTTTTGATTATGTTTTGAAGCCGTATACGGAGGCATCGGAAGTCGAAACGGCGATCAGTAGAATCACGAACTTGAATGAAGGCATCATGACAGTCACGCATCATTGGAAACCTTGA